A single genomic interval of Methylocystis sp. IM3 harbors:
- a CDS encoding flavodoxin family protein — protein sequence MSGKRLLVIAHAPSPNTQAMRDALLAGARAPEIEGVEVRALSPFETGADDVLAADGVILLTPENLGYMSGAMKDFFDRCYYPCLERTQGLPYALCIRAGSDGTGTRRGVETIVTGLRWRTVQEPLICRGAWRPEFIDQCRDVGMAMAAGLEAGVF from the coding sequence GTGAGCGGGAAGCGCCTTCTCGTCATCGCGCACGCGCCGTCGCCCAATACGCAAGCCATGCGCGACGCGCTGCTCGCCGGCGCCCGCGCGCCTGAGATAGAAGGGGTGGAGGTGCGCGCGCTGAGCCCCTTCGAGACGGGGGCGGACGACGTTCTGGCGGCGGACGGCGTCATCCTGCTGACGCCCGAAAATCTTGGCTATATGAGCGGCGCGATGAAAGATTTCTTTGATCGCTGCTATTACCCCTGCCTCGAACGCACGCAGGGCCTTCCCTATGCGCTCTGCATCCGCGCCGGCAGCGACGGAACCGGCACGCGGCGCGGCGTCGAAACCATCGTCACGGGCCTGCGCTGGCGCACCGTCCAGGAGCCGCTGATCTGCCGGGGCGCGTGGCGGCCCGAGTTCATCGACCAGTGCCGCGACGTCGGCATGGCGATGGCGGCGGGGCTGGAGGCCGGGGTGTTTTAG
- a CDS encoding carbamoyltransferase family protein, translated as MLILGVSAFYHDSAAALLRDGEIVAAAQEERFTRIKHDSAFPENAVRYCLEAAGASGADVDHVVFYEKPFVKFERLLETYLAFAPKGFESFRKAMPLWIGEKIFQKDILLEAFGRVDPALAEGEKLLFSEHHFSHAASAFYPSPFERALVLTMDGVGEWTTTSVALGNGSNLQIVKEIHFPHSLGLLYSALTYYTGFKVNSGEYKVMGLAPYGEPKYAKMMLDELIDVKADGSFRLNLDYFDYCTALKMTNDKFDQLFGAPARKPEDRLEQRHMDLAASVQAVTEDVVLRLTRALAAETGEKNLCLAGGVALNCVANGKVLRDKSFENIFIQPAAGDAGGALGAALAAYYHQKEQPRRVTPGKDAMKGSYLGPTYAQSDIESRLRSVGARFTVVDDAGVIEETAQALVAGQAVGWHQGRMEFGPRALGGRSILGDPRSPTMQKALNLKVKFRESFRPFAPSVLRERVSDWFEIDCDSPYMLLVANVKPEHCRPMSAEEQALFGIDKLNVPRSDIPAVTHVDYSARIQTVHADTNPRYHQLLTRFEELTGCPVLINTSFNVRGEPIVSTPEDAFRCFMGSDIEFLAVGNCILRKADQDASLALDYKNAFELD; from the coding sequence ATGCTGATCCTCGGCGTCTCGGCCTTCTATCATGATAGCGCCGCCGCGCTTCTGCGCGACGGCGAGATCGTCGCTGCGGCGCAGGAGGAGCGTTTCACGCGCATCAAGCACGACTCCGCCTTCCCGGAGAACGCCGTTCGCTACTGCCTCGAGGCGGCGGGCGCGAGCGGCGCGGATGTGGACCATGTCGTGTTCTACGAGAAGCCATTCGTGAAATTCGAACGGCTTCTTGAAACCTATCTCGCCTTCGCGCCGAAGGGCTTCGAATCCTTCCGCAAGGCCATGCCGCTGTGGATCGGCGAGAAGATCTTCCAGAAGGACATTCTTCTGGAGGCGTTCGGCCGCGTCGATCCGGCGCTTGCAGAGGGCGAGAAGCTGCTCTTCTCGGAGCATCACTTCTCACACGCCGCTTCAGCCTTCTACCCGTCGCCCTTCGAGCGCGCGCTCGTGCTCACCATGGACGGCGTCGGCGAATGGACGACGACCTCGGTCGCGCTCGGCAATGGCTCGAATCTGCAGATCGTCAAGGAAATCCATTTCCCCCATTCGCTTGGCCTGCTCTATTCGGCGCTGACCTATTACACCGGCTTCAAGGTCAATTCGGGCGAATATAAAGTCATGGGCCTCGCCCCTTATGGCGAACCCAAATATGCAAAAATGATGCTCGACGAACTGATCGACGTGAAGGCGGACGGATCCTTCCGCCTCAATCTCGATTACTTCGACTATTGCACGGCGCTGAAGATGACGAACGACAAGTTCGATCAACTCTTCGGCGCGCCCGCGCGCAAGCCCGAGGACCGGCTCGAACAACGCCACATGGATCTCGCCGCCTCCGTGCAGGCCGTGACGGAAGACGTGGTGCTGCGCCTGACGCGCGCGCTTGCCGCCGAAACGGGCGAAAAGAACCTCTGCCTCGCCGGCGGCGTCGCGCTCAATTGCGTGGCCAATGGCAAGGTGCTTCGCGACAAGAGCTTCGAGAATATCTTCATTCAGCCGGCGGCTGGCGATGCAGGGGGCGCGCTCGGCGCCGCGCTCGCCGCCTATTATCACCAGAAGGAACAGCCGCGCCGCGTCACGCCCGGCAAGGACGCAATGAAGGGCTCCTATCTCGGCCCGACCTATGCGCAGTCCGACATAGAGAGCCGCCTGCGCTCGGTGGGCGCGCGCTTTACGGTGGTCGATGACGCGGGGGTGATCGAGGAAACCGCGCAGGCGCTCGTCGCCGGGCAGGCCGTGGGCTGGCATCAGGGGCGCATGGAATTCGGACCGCGCGCGCTGGGCGGACGCTCGATCCTGGGCGACCCGCGCTCGCCGACGATGCAGAAGGCGCTCAATCTCAAGGTCAAGTTCCGCGAGAGCTTCCGCCCCTTCGCGCCGTCCGTGCTGCGCGAGCGCGTCTCGGACTGGTTCGAGATCGACTGCGATTCGCCCTACATGCTGCTCGTCGCCAATGTGAAGCCCGAGCACTGCCGACCCATGTCGGCGGAGGAGCAGGCGCTCTTCGGCATCGACAAGCTCAACGTGCCGCGCTCCGACATTCCGGCCGTGACGCATGTGGATTATTCGGCGCGCATCCAGACGGTGCACGCCGACACGAATCCGCGCTACCACCAACTGCTGACGCGTTTCGAAGAGCTGACCGGCTGCCCGGTGCTGATCAATACGAGCTTCAACGTGCGCGGCGAGCCGATCGTCTCGACGCCGGAAGACGCGTTCCGCTGCTTCATGGGCTCGGACATCGAGTTCCTCGCGGTCGGCAACTGCATCCTGCGCAAGGCCGATCAGGACGCGTCGCTCGCGCTCGATTACAAGAACGCCTTCGAGCTGGACTAA
- a CDS encoding DUF5989 family protein, protein MSSFLKEFLAYLRTRKKFWLVPLFVLFLLFGALFFLGQGSVVAPFIYTLF, encoded by the coding sequence ATGTCGTCGTTCTTGAAGGAATTCCTGGCCTATCTCCGCACGCGCAAGAAGTTCTGGCTGGTGCCGCTCTTCGTGCTGTTCCTGCTCTTTGGCGCGCTGTTCTTCCTCGGCCAGGGCTCCGTCGTCGCGCCCTTCATCTACACGCTGTTCTAA
- a CDS encoding SxtJ family membrane protein has product MAGHETLKSNRKVELGSNRNFGLVFSGVFAFLAFWPMIRHGEAVRWWALGLSAAFLGVALVADHLLAPLNKLWFRFGLLLHSVVAPLVMGFLFYGAVTPVAFVLRAMGKDILRLSRGDEKSYWIERAPPGPAKNSMGQQF; this is encoded by the coding sequence ATGGCCGGTCACGAGACTCTCAAATCCAATCGCAAAGTCGAATTGGGGTCGAACAGGAATTTCGGCCTCGTCTTTTCCGGCGTCTTCGCGTTTCTGGCCTTCTGGCCGATGATCCGTCACGGCGAAGCCGTCCGCTGGTGGGCGCTCGGTCTTTCCGCCGCATTTCTCGGCGTTGCGCTCGTCGCGGATCATCTTCTCGCGCCGCTCAACAAGCTCTGGTTCCGTTTCGGCCTCCTGCTCCATTCGGTCGTCGCGCCGCTGGTCATGGGGTTCCTGTTCTACGGCGCAGTGACGCCGGTCGCTTTCGTCCTCCGCGCGATGGGCAAGGATATTCTGCGCCTCTCCCGCGGCGACGAGAAAAGCTACTGGATCGAGCGCGCCCCGCCCGGCCCCGCGAAAAATTCGATGGGCCAGCAATTCTGA
- a CDS encoding peptide MFS transporter produces MKLNVFAGHPPGLAILFGSEMWERFSYYGMRALLVLYMVDYLLEPGRMERALGLAALKNALESLSGPLGPQPFASQIYGLYTGLVYLTPILGGFVADRLLGRARTVALGAAMMVAGHFMMAYEPFFLIALSLIAFGCGAFKPNISTQVGELYASDDPRRDRGYSIFYVGINVGAFFAPLVCGTLGEAVGWHYGFASAGVGMAIGLATYLYGLPRLPEASAPRTEATPASRRQFRRAVLGILLLFLPSALFWAAFEQQGNTIAVWAAERTDRGVELFGWRAEIPVTWFQAFNPLMIFLFTPPLVALWGRLARRGREPSAMWKLSMGCLGVSLSYAIMAVAASLSAGGKASWLWLLAYFVVITLAELHFSPITLSLVSHLAPAGSRSALMGVWFTSMFLGNLLAGWIGSLWASLGGAPFFIFVSGLGVAAALLIEVLRAPLRDALR; encoded by the coding sequence ATGAAGTTGAATGTATTTGCCGGACATCCGCCGGGGCTCGCGATACTCTTCGGATCGGAGATGTGGGAGCGATTCTCCTATTATGGGATGCGCGCGCTTCTCGTCCTGTACATGGTCGATTATCTCCTCGAGCCGGGGCGCATGGAGCGGGCGCTGGGGCTCGCGGCGCTGAAAAACGCGCTCGAATCCCTGTCCGGTCCGCTCGGGCCGCAGCCCTTCGCCTCGCAGATCTACGGTCTCTATACGGGCCTGGTCTATCTGACGCCGATTCTCGGGGGGTTCGTCGCCGACCGCCTGCTGGGCCGGGCGCGGACCGTCGCGCTCGGCGCGGCCATGATGGTCGCCGGCCATTTCATGATGGCCTATGAACCGTTTTTTCTTATCGCTCTGTCGCTCATCGCGTTCGGCTGCGGGGCGTTCAAACCCAATATCTCCACTCAGGTCGGCGAGCTCTACGCCAGCGACGACCCGCGCCGTGACCGCGGCTATTCGATCTTCTACGTCGGAATCAATGTCGGCGCTTTCTTCGCGCCGCTCGTCTGCGGCACGCTCGGCGAGGCGGTCGGCTGGCATTATGGCTTCGCCAGCGCCGGCGTCGGCATGGCGATCGGACTCGCGACCTATCTCTACGGTCTTCCAAGATTGCCAGAGGCTTCTGCGCCACGCACAGAGGCGACGCCCGCGTCGCGGCGTCAGTTCCGCCGCGCCGTCCTGGGCATTCTGCTCCTTTTTCTGCCTTCCGCCCTGTTCTGGGCGGCTTTTGAACAGCAGGGGAACACGATCGCGGTCTGGGCCGCAGAGCGCACCGACCGCGGCGTCGAGCTCTTTGGCTGGCGGGCGGAAATTCCGGTGACCTGGTTTCAGGCGTTCAACCCGCTGATGATCTTTCTCTTCACCCCGCCGCTCGTCGCCCTGTGGGGACGTCTCGCCCGGCGCGGTCGCGAGCCCTCGGCGATGTGGAAGCTCTCCATGGGCTGTCTCGGCGTCTCACTCAGCTATGCGATCATGGCTGTCGCGGCGTCCTTGAGCGCTGGCGGCAAGGCGAGCTGGCTGTGGCTCCTGGCTTATTTTGTCGTCATTACGTTAGCCGAACTGCATTTCTCTCCGATCACCCTGTCGCTCGTCTCTCACCTTGCGCCCGCCGGCTCGCGCTCGGCGCTGATGGGCGTCTGGTTTACTTCAATGTTTCTCGGAAATCTTCTCGCGGGCTGGATCGGAAGTTTATGGGCGAGCCTGGGCGGCGCGCCGTTCTTCATATTCGTCTCCGGACTCGGCGTCGCCGCGGCGTTGCTCATCGAAGTTCTCCGCGCGCCGTTACGAGACGCGCTGCGTTGA
- a CDS encoding outer membrane protein, which produces MSQLATLANTQSGVVGGGQFGYNFQVGPNWVIGFETDIQGSGSRGASSGGGGGAVGGGAAQQVAIGGMSVSAGLDYIGTARARVGYLLSPAMLVYLTGGLTYGGAYANVTTNANVGWRIGSLGFSQTYFGGGQQSQTLAGWNVGGGVEWMVAPGWSLKAESIYWNLGNLNTPTASFGSAGGVAGAVFGATQVNYQGVMARVGVNYHTSWLPGL; this is translated from the coding sequence ATGTCGCAGCTGGCTACTCTGGCGAATACACAGTCGGGCGTCGTGGGCGGCGGCCAGTTCGGCTACAACTTCCAGGTCGGGCCGAATTGGGTGATCGGCTTCGAAACCGACATCCAGGGTTCGGGCTCTCGTGGAGCGTCATCGGGCGGCGGCGGCGGCGCAGTCGGAGGAGGCGCCGCGCAGCAAGTCGCGATTGGCGGCATGTCCGTCAGCGCCGGGCTGGATTACATCGGCACGGCCCGCGCCCGTGTGGGCTATCTGCTGAGCCCGGCCATGCTGGTCTATTTGACCGGCGGCCTGACCTATGGCGGCGCCTACGCGAACGTGACGACGAACGCCAATGTCGGATGGAGGATCGGCTCTCTGGGCTTCAGCCAGACCTATTTCGGCGGCGGCCAGCAGAGCCAGACTCTCGCCGGCTGGAACGTCGGCGGCGGCGTGGAATGGATGGTCGCGCCGGGCTGGTCGCTGAAAGCTGAATCGATCTACTGGAACCTCGGCAATCTGAACACGCCGACGGCCAGCTTCGGTTCGGCAGGCGGCGTCGCCGGCGCGGTGTTCGGCGCCACGCAGGTGAATTACCAGGGCGTGATGGCGCGCGTCGGCGTCAATTATCACACGAGCTGGCTGCCGGGACTCTGA
- a CDS encoding NADP-dependent isocitrate dehydrogenase, which translates to MQKIKVANPVVELDGDEMTRIIWAFIKDKLIRPYLDIDLLYYDLSIQNRDATNDQVTIDAANAIKKHGVGVKCATITPDEARVKEFNLKEMWKSPNGTIRNILGGVIFREPIICNNVPRLVPHWTQPIVVGRHAYGDQYRATDFKVPGKGRLTIKFEGEDGQVIEKEVFKFPGAGVAMAMYNLDESILEFARATFNYGLQRKFPVYLSTKNTILKAYDGRFKDIFQEAYDREFKSQFEALGLWYEHRLIDDMVASALKWSGGYIWACKNYDGDVQSDIVAQGFGSLGLMTSVLMTPDGKTVEAEAAHGTVTRHYREHQKGHETSTNSIASIFAWTRGLAHRAKLDDNAELARFSKTLEEVCVKTVESGCMTKDLALLVGHHQKWLSTTGFLDKVDENLRKAMVRA; encoded by the coding sequence ATGCAGAAGATCAAAGTGGCCAATCCCGTCGTCGAACTCGATGGCGATGAAATGACCCGCATCATCTGGGCCTTCATCAAGGACAAGCTGATCCGGCCCTACCTCGACATCGATCTTCTCTATTATGATCTTTCGATTCAAAACCGCGACGCGACCAATGATCAGGTGACGATCGACGCGGCCAATGCCATCAAGAAGCACGGGGTGGGCGTCAAATGCGCCACCATCACGCCCGACGAAGCGCGGGTGAAGGAATTCAACCTGAAGGAAATGTGGAAGTCGCCCAACGGCACGATCCGCAACATCCTCGGCGGCGTCATCTTCCGAGAGCCCATCATCTGCAACAACGTCCCGCGCCTCGTGCCGCATTGGACGCAGCCCATCGTCGTTGGCCGCCACGCCTATGGCGATCAGTATCGCGCCACCGATTTCAAGGTTCCGGGCAAGGGCCGTCTCACCATCAAATTCGAGGGCGAGGACGGGCAGGTCATCGAGAAGGAAGTCTTCAAATTCCCCGGCGCCGGCGTCGCCATGGCGATGTACAATCTTGACGAGTCCATCCTCGAATTCGCGCGCGCCACTTTCAATTACGGCCTCCAGCGCAAATTTCCCGTCTATCTCTCGACGAAGAACACGATTCTCAAGGCCTATGACGGCCGCTTCAAGGACATCTTCCAGGAGGCGTACGACAGGGAGTTCAAATCGCAGTTCGAGGCGCTCGGCCTTTGGTACGAGCATCGCCTCATCGACGACATGGTGGCGTCGGCGCTCAAATGGTCTGGCGGATATATCTGGGCCTGCAAGAACTACGACGGCGACGTGCAGTCCGACATTGTCGCTCAGGGCTTTGGTTCGCTGGGCCTCATGACGAGCGTGCTGATGACGCCCGACGGCAAGACCGTGGAGGCGGAAGCGGCCCATGGCACGGTGACGCGCCATTATCGCGAGCACCAGAAAGGCCACGAGACCTCCACCAATTCCATCGCGTCGATTTTCGCCTGGACGCGAGGACTCGCCCATCGCGCCAAGCTCGACGACAACGCCGAACTGGCGCGCTTCTCGAAGACGCTGGAGGAGGTTTGCGTAAAGACCGTCGAATCGGGCTGCATGACCAAGGATTTGGCGCTGCTCGTCGGCCATCATCAAAAATGGCTGTCGACAACCGGCTTCCTGGACAAGGTCGATGAAAACCTTCGCAAGGCGATGGTCCGAGCGTGA
- the dksA gene encoding RNA polymerase-binding protein DksA: MTVDLDETYKPSEDEPFMCDRQREYFRRKLLAWKEDILHESRETLAALQNENENHPDLADRASSETDRAIELRARDRQRKLIAKIEAALGRLEDGTYGYCEETGEPISLKRLDARPIATLSIEAQERHERREKVYRDD, from the coding sequence ATGACGGTGGATCTGGACGAGACCTACAAACCGTCGGAAGACGAACCTTTCATGTGCGACCGGCAGCGGGAATATTTCCGGCGCAAGCTGCTTGCTTGGAAAGAAGATATTTTGCACGAAAGCCGCGAGACGCTCGCGGCGCTCCAGAACGAAAACGAAAATCATCCTGACCTCGCGGACCGGGCCTCCTCGGAAACAGACCGGGCGATCGAATTGCGCGCCCGCGACCGCCAGAGAAAGCTTATCGCCAAGATCGAAGCCGCGCTCGGCCGGCTCGAGGACGGCACCTATGGCTATTGCGAAGAGACGGGGGAGCCCATTTCGTTGAAGCGGCTCGACGCGCGGCCAATCGCGACGCTCTCGATCGAGGCGCAAGAGCGCCATGAGCGGCGGGAGAAAGTTTATCGCGACGACTGA
- the cckA gene encoding cell cycle histidine kinase CckA: MTDRTASSAFDRNERPGSAWLVLALALAILAVLGAYFLAPATMAPRLVMLSLALFAVAGVFFLFAYAVGLIHFSPRVARNDITRLIAESTTEGLLVTMGDRQIAYANDAYMDLCGARDASSLQVVERLFSGPPEVSEAIYRLAQAARAGTPHVEELRLSPPLTDGAPVGWYRIQVRPLPQSGPRASLWRVADVTGERQRQEGVFQELQHAIDFLDHAPAGFFSAAPDGAVPYMNKTLANWLGYDLTQVGSGGATLASIVANNGAALLAAVSGAPGEVRTDQIDLDLRCRDGRPLPVRLLHQVAFGQDGAAGASRTLVLNRAAGEKSEEGLRAAEVRFARFFNSTPMAIATLDVEGRVLDSNAAFAKLLPRALKVGAAREGWSLLAGLGERDAEALRKAIEDAIDGKGDAKPVNVSFEEGAGPRSARFFVSPAEDSGQKGATIYALDTSEQRKLQEEFAQSQKMNAVGQLAGGIAHDFNNMLTAIIGYSDFLLSSHRPTDPSFKDIRQIKATAERAAGLTRQLLAFSRRQTLRPQVLQLGDALSELQLLLLRVVGEKNELELRHGRDLWYVKADLTQFEQVIINLLANARDAMPESGGLMQIRTRNVTKAECASFDEPYLLPADYVLVEVEDNGAGIPPEVIEKIFEPFFTTKEVGKGTGLGLSTVFGIVKQSGGFIFATSELGKGTTFRIFLPRYIPEEKETPKKETEAKPQGDYTGQGVILLVEDEDAVRSIGARSLKTRGFTVLEATTGLEALEVVEEVGGKIDLIVSDVVMPEMDGPAMYAELRKRGVTAKVIFVSGYAEEAFAKNLPEGEFGFLPKPFSIKQLVETVKAHLPAQS; the protein is encoded by the coding sequence ATGACCGACAGGACGGCGTCGTCTGCATTTGACCGAAACGAGCGGCCGGGCAGCGCCTGGCTGGTGCTCGCTCTCGCTCTCGCGATTCTCGCCGTTCTCGGCGCCTATTTCCTTGCGCCCGCGACAATGGCTCCGCGCCTCGTCATGCTCTCGCTCGCCCTCTTCGCGGTGGCGGGGGTCTTCTTCCTCTTCGCCTATGCGGTCGGGCTGATCCATTTCTCGCCCCGCGTCGCGCGCAACGACATCACCCGGCTCATCGCCGAGTCCACGACGGAGGGCCTGCTCGTCACCATGGGCGACAGGCAGATCGCTTACGCCAACGACGCCTATATGGACCTTTGCGGCGCCCGCGACGCCTCGAGCCTCCAGGTTGTCGAGCGATTGTTCTCCGGGCCGCCTGAGGTCTCCGAGGCGATCTACCGCCTCGCCCAGGCGGCCCGGGCCGGCACCCCGCATGTCGAGGAGTTGCGCCTTTCGCCGCCGCTCACGGACGGGGCGCCGGTCGGCTGGTACCGCATTCAGGTGCGCCCGCTGCCGCAGTCGGGGCCGCGGGCGTCGCTGTGGCGCGTGGCGGATGTGACGGGCGAGCGCCAGCGGCAGGAGGGCGTCTTTCAGGAGTTGCAGCACGCGATCGACTTTCTCGATCACGCGCCGGCAGGCTTCTTCTCGGCCGCGCCCGACGGCGCTGTGCCTTACATGAACAAGACGCTTGCCAACTGGCTCGGCTACGATCTCACTCAGGTCGGCTCGGGAGGCGCCACGCTCGCCTCCATCGTGGCCAATAATGGGGCGGCGCTGCTGGCGGCGGTGTCGGGCGCGCCGGGCGAGGTGCGCACCGATCAGATCGACCTGGATCTGCGCTGCCGCGATGGCCGTCCGCTGCCGGTGCGGCTGCTGCATCAGGTCGCCTTCGGCCAGGACGGCGCCGCCGGCGCGTCGCGGACTTTGGTGCTCAATCGCGCTGCGGGCGAGAAATCCGAAGAGGGGTTGCGCGCCGCTGAAGTGCGTTTCGCGCGTTTCTTCAATTCAACGCCCATGGCCATCGCGACGCTCGACGTCGAGGGCCGCGTGCTCGATTCCAACGCCGCCTTCGCCAAGCTTTTGCCGCGGGCGCTGAAGGTGGGCGCGGCGCGGGAGGGTTGGTCGCTGCTCGCGGGGCTCGGCGAGCGCGACGCCGAGGCGCTGCGGAAGGCGATAGAGGACGCAATCGACGGCAAGGGCGACGCGAAGCCCGTGAATGTCTCCTTCGAGGAGGGCGCCGGCCCGCGTTCGGCGCGCTTCTTCGTCTCTCCCGCCGAGGACAGCGGCCAGAAGGGCGCGACGATCTATGCGCTCGACACCAGCGAGCAGCGCAAGCTTCAGGAAGAATTCGCCCAGTCGCAGAAGATGAACGCGGTCGGCCAGCTCGCGGGCGGCATCGCGCATGATTTCAACAATATGTTGACGGCGATCATCGGCTATTCCGATTTCCTGCTCTCGAGCCATCGGCCGACCGACCCGAGCTTCAAGGACATCCGCCAGATCAAGGCGACGGCCGAGCGCGCGGCCGGACTGACGCGCCAGTTGCTCGCTTTCTCCCGGCGTCAGACGCTGCGGCCGCAGGTGCTCCAGCTCGGCGACGCGCTGTCGGAACTGCAATTGCTGCTGTTGCGCGTCGTCGGCGAGAAGAACGAGCTCGAATTGCGGCACGGCCGCGACCTCTGGTACGTGAAGGCCGATCTCACGCAGTTCGAGCAGGTCATCATCAACCTGCTGGCCAACGCCCGCGACGCCATGCCGGAGTCGGGCGGCCTCATGCAGATCCGCACCCGCAATGTGACAAAGGCGGAATGCGCGAGCTTCGATGAACCCTATCTGCTCCCCGCCGACTATGTGCTGGTCGAAGTCGAGGACAATGGCGCGGGCATCCCCCCCGAGGTGATCGAAAAGATCTTCGAGCCCTTTTTTACGACCAAGGAAGTGGGCAAGGGCACCGGTCTCGGTCTTTCGACCGTCTTCGGCATCGTCAAGCAGTCGGGCGGCTTCATCTTCGCAACGAGCGAACTCGGCAAGGGAACGACCTTCCGCATTTTCCTGCCGCGCTACATCCCCGAGGAAAAGGAGACGCCGAAGAAGGAGACGGAGGCCAAGCCCCAGGGCGATTACACCGGGCAGGGCGTCATTCTTCTGGTCGAGGACGAGGACGCCGTGCGCTCGATCGGCGCGCGTTCTCTCAAGACCCGCGGCTTCACCGTCCTCGAAGCGACTACCGGCCTCGAGGCGCTGGAGGTCGTGGAGGAGGTCGGCGGCAAGATCGACCTCATTGTTTCAGACGTGGTCATGCCGGAGATGGACGGACCGGCGATGTACGCCGAGCTGCGCAAGCGCGGTGTGACGGCCAAAGTCATTTTCGTGTCCGGCTACGCGGAGGAAGCCTTCGCCAAGAATCTGCCCGAGGGAGAGTTCGGTTTCCTGCCCAAGCCCTTCTCGATCAAGCAACTCGTCGAGACGGTGAAGGCGCATCTGCCGGCGCAAAGCTGA
- a CDS encoding DUF2865 domain-containing protein — MRPNPGPGALRKILAAASGAALLGALTAAPARAESPHCLDLRGQIAKAGAEGMAARYRAMAAKQRTEFSRLAAKGQAMGCDRQTFLFFGDPPPPQCNAINGRLSALRGSIAAYEQAAADDSQRQALMARYEVECRNPRIAAREPDPGSFFEELFGVRPPDQATGLREAPINPEDGPPPDDETFNQDTRRMGGPMAICVRSCDGGFFPITYSARQSQLDDLDALCKAMCPGAEAKLYTQSQWKGLESAVSVDGESYADHPNARKFETSYDASCGCKPPGKSWTEALAEAEGILAERNKKDQMVTAEQAEQMSRPILPGDPRARQPLGPAQAAIAEPLPELRSGAGAPEVFKEVVGPDGVKRRVRVVAPML, encoded by the coding sequence ATGAGGCCGAACCCGGGGCCAGGCGCCCTCCGCAAGATTCTCGCCGCCGCGTCTGGCGCCGCCTTATTAGGTGCGCTGACGGCCGCGCCGGCCCGCGCCGAGAGCCCGCACTGTCTCGACCTGCGCGGGCAGATCGCCAAGGCGGGCGCCGAAGGCATGGCGGCGCGCTATCGCGCCATGGCCGCCAAGCAACGCACAGAATTCAGCCGCCTCGCGGCCAAGGGTCAGGCCATGGGCTGCGACCGCCAGACCTTTCTGTTTTTCGGCGATCCGCCGCCGCCCCAGTGCAACGCCATCAACGGGCGTCTGAGCGCCCTGCGCGGCAGCATTGCGGCCTATGAGCAGGCGGCCGCCGACGACAGCCAGCGTCAGGCGCTGATGGCCCGCTACGAGGTCGAGTGCCGCAATCCCCGCATCGCCGCCCGCGAGCCCGATCCGGGCAGCTTTTTCGAGGAATTGTTCGGCGTTCGCCCGCCCGATCAGGCGACCGGCCTGCGCGAGGCGCCCATCAATCCGGAGGACGGGCCGCCGCCGGACGACGAGACTTTCAACCAGGACACGCGGCGGATGGGCGGGCCGATGGCGATCTGCGTCCGCAGCTGCGACGGCGGCTTCTTCCCCATCACCTACAGCGCGAGACAGTCTCAGCTCGACGACCTCGACGCGCTCTGCAAGGCCATGTGTCCCGGCGCCGAGGCGAAGCTCTACACTCAGTCGCAGTGGAAGGGCCTCGAGTCGGCGGTCTCGGTCGATGGCGAGTCCTACGCCGACCATCCCAATGCGCGGAAGTTCGAGACGAGCTACGACGCCTCCTGCGGCTGCAAACCGCCCGGAAAGAGCTGGACGGAGGCGCTGGCCGAGGCCGAGGGCATTCTCGCCGAACGCAACAAAAAGGACCAGATGGTGACGGCCGAACAGGCGGAGCAAATGTCCCGGCCGATCCTCCCCGGCGATCCGCGCGCCAGACAGCCTCTCGGCCCGGCGCAGGCGGCGATTGCCGAGCCCCTCCCCGAACTGCGCAGCGGGGCCGGCGCGCCGGAGGTGTTCAAGGAGGTCGTCGGCCCGGACGGCGTCAAGCGCCGCGTGCGAGTCGTGGCGCCGATGCTGTAG
- a CDS encoding CreA family protein has protein sequence MKSSSKILSLLTIALGAALGVGAAAAQEGPDLIFRKSTDFKLLTPNDKLATYVVDDPLIENVACAYTAHEKGGVAGMFGVAEQTSEVSLACNQYGPIKLRKENEKFSQGDLVLSERRSLMWKQMHIVRGCDTKRNMLIYMIYSDRLIEGSPENSTAAVPIQPWGGSEPGHCKDWLK, from the coding sequence ATGAAGTCTTCTTCAAAAATTCTTTCTCTTCTCACCATTGCCTTGGGAGCGGCGCTGGGCGTCGGGGCGGCCGCGGCGCAGGAAGGACCGGACCTGATCTTCCGCAAATCCACGGACTTCAAGCTGCTGACGCCCAATGACAAGCTCGCAACCTATGTGGTCGACGACCCGCTGATCGAAAACGTCGCCTGCGCCTACACGGCCCATGAAAAGGGCGGCGTCGCCGGCATGTTCGGCGTGGCGGAGCAGACCTCGGAAGTTTCACTCGCCTGCAATCAATACGGCCCGATCAAGCTTCGCAAGGAAAACGAGAAATTCAGCCAGGGCGATCTCGTGCTCAGCGAGCGGCGGTCGCTCATGTGGAAGCAGATGCATATCGTGCGCGGCTGCGACACGAAGCGCAACATGCTGATTTACATGATTTACTCCGACAGGCTGATCGAAGGCTCGCCGGAGAATTCGACAGCCGCGGTTCCGATCCAGCCCTGGGGCGGCTCGGAGCCGGGGCATTGCAAGGACTGGTTGAAGTAA